In Porites lutea chromosome 7, jaPorLute2.1, whole genome shotgun sequence, a single window of DNA contains:
- the LOC140944282 gene encoding uncharacterized skeletal organic matrix protein 5-like, with protein MMSSCKEIYDETLERENKAYFLQVESKPIPVYCHMEAVELGACGGGGWTLVMKTDGEKNTFHYDSKLWTNKTDHNPSAGKTLLDDQETKLPTYWSTPFTKICLAMKIGHQVNSIVINNQANSLHSLIADGNYRSTNLNRHTWKKLIGQQASLQRNCNKEGFNSRGWWKRCSRARIGIISNQEYNCVSPDSRIGFGTGGYPSDTNTCGNIAWHIIDNGDKNIKAMGYILVQ; from the exons GGAGCGTGAAAACAAAGCCTACTTCCTGCAAGTGGAGTCTAAACCAATTCCTGTGTACTGTCACATGGAAGCTGTTGAGCTTGGAGCATGCGGAGGAGGTGGATGGACGCTCGTCATGAAGACCGATGGCGAAAAG AATACCTTTCATTACGATTCAAAATTGTGGACCAACAAGACGGACCATAATCCCTCTGCGGGAAAGACCCTGCTCGATGatcaagaaacaaaattacCCACCTACTGGAGCACACCATTCACTAAGATCTGCCTCGCTATGAAGATCGGCCATCAAGTTAATTCGATCGTCATCAACAATCAAGCCAACTCCTTACACTCCCTGATCGCTGACGGAAACTACCGTTCAACTAATTTGAATCGTCATACCTGGAAGAAGCTGATTGGCCAACAGGCATCGCTGCAGAGAAATTGTAACAAGGAAGGGTTCAATTCTCGTGGGTGGTGGAAGCGGTGCAGCAGAGCAAGAATAGGTATCATAAGTAACCAAGAATACAACTGTGTTTCCCCTGACTCGAGAATTGGGTTTGGTACTGGTGGTTATCCTTCTGATACCAACACCTGTGGAAATATAGCCTGGCATATTAtagacaatggtgacaaaaacaTTAAAGCGATGGGCTACATCCTGGTGCAATGA